A portion of the Betta splendens chromosome 2, fBetSpl5.4, whole genome shotgun sequence genome contains these proteins:
- the LOC114848032 gene encoding uncharacterized protein LOC114848032 isoform X2, with amino-acid sequence MLEEGPPWEDKPLHRMYHRNITEVADLNKSYQWLERAGLKDSTEALILAAQEQALSTRAIEAQIYHTRQDPRCRLCKEAPETVQHITAGCKMLAGKAYMERHNQVAGIVYRNICAEYGLETPRSKWETPPKVVENERAKILWDFQIQTDRMVMANQPDIVVVDKEQRKAVVVDVAIPSDGNIRKKEHEKLEKYQGLREELEKAWKVKATVVPVVIGALGAVTPKLEEWLRQIPGQIPGLTSEISVQKSAVLGTARILRRTLKLPGL; translated from the coding sequence atgctggaagagggaccaccatgggaggacaagcccttacacaggatgtaccaccggaacataactgaagtggctgatctcaacaaatcctaccaatggcttgaaagggctgggctgaaggacagcacagaggcactcatcctggctgcacaggagcaggccctgagcaccagagccatagaggcccagatctaccacaccagacaagacccaaggtgtagactgtgcaaagaggccccagagacggtccagcacataactgcagggtgtaagatgctggcaggcaaagcatacatggaacgccataaccaagtggctggcatagtatacaggaacatctgcgcggagtatggactggaaaccccaaggtcaaagtgggaaacacctcccaaggtggtagagaacgagcgagccaagatcctgtgggacttccagatccagactgacagaatggtaatggcgaaccaaccagacattgtggtggtggataaagagcagaggaaagccgtagtggtggatgtggcaataccaagcgatggcaacatcaggaaaaaggaacatgagaaactagagaaataccaagggctcagagaagaactggagaaggcttggaaggtgaaggccacagtggtgcctgtggtgatcggagcactaggggctgtgacccccaaactggaggagtggctacgacagatccctggacaGATCCCTGGAttaacatccgaaatctcagtccagaaaagtgcagtcctaggaacagcaaggatactgcgcagaaccctcaagctccctggcctctag
- the LOC121201665 gene encoding zinc finger protein 271-like, with product MWRGIKTITDYKRSDKQNHKRASMLYLCQQRDQASTRPSELRNHHKIHFRKKPFNCEQCEKTLSGSSSVLRHQRVHTGEKPYSCDHCGKVFGRRCSLLRHQRVHTGEKSHSCDQCGKVFSDLTSFWRHQRVHTGEKPHSCDQCGKAFSQLIHLVTHQRVHTGEKSHWCEQCGKTFSQHSSLLTHRRVHTGEKPHSCDQCGKAFSQLIHLVTHQRVHTGEKPHSCDQCGKAFSQLIHLVTHQRVHTGEKPHSCDQCGKTLSDRSSFLRHQRLHTGKKSYSCGQCGKAFSELSSLLTHQRLHTGEKPHSCGQCGKAFSELSSLLTHQRVHTGEKPHSCDQCGKTFSHLSSILRHQRVHTGEKPHSCDQCGKVFGRRCSLLRHQRVHTGEKPHSCDQCGKAFSQLINLVTHQRVHTGEKPHSCDQCGKALSDLSSLLKHKRVHTGEKPHSCDQCGKVFGRRCSLLRHQRVHTGEKPHSCDQCGKAFGHRCSLLRHQHVHSGDKSHSCGQCGKAFSELRSLLTHQCVHNLTTLV from the exons ATGTGGAGAGGCATCAAGACCATAACAGACTACAAGCGCAGCGATAAACAG AATCACAAAAGGGCTTCAATGCTGTATCTCTGTCAGCAGCGTGACCAAGCTTCCACCAGACCATCAGAACTAAGAAATCATCACAAGATTCACTTCAGGAAGAAACCATTCAACTGTGAACAGTGTGAAAAGACACTCTCTGGCAGCAGTAGCGTTCTgagacaccaacgtgttcacactggagagaaaccttattcatgtgatcACTGTGGAAAAGTTTTTGGTCGCCGCTGTAGTTTACTgagacaccaacgtgttcacactggggAGAAATCTcattcatgtgaccagtgtgggaAAGTTTTCTCTGACCTCACAAGCTTTTGgagacaccaacgtgttcacactggagagaaacctcattcctgtgaccagtgtggaaaagcattttctcagcTCATTCACTTAGtgacacaccaacgtgttcacactggagaaaaatctcattggtgtgaacagtgtggcaAAACATTCTCTCAACATAGTAGCTTACTGACACACCggcgtgttcacactggagagaaacctcattcatgtgaccagtgtggaaaagcattttctcagcTCATTCACTTAGtgacacaccaacgtgttcacactggagagaagcctcattcatgtgaccagtgtggaaaagcattttctcagcTCATTCACTTAGtgacacaccaacgtgttcacactggagagaagcctcattcatgtgaccagtgtggaaaaACACTCTCCGACCGCAGTAGCTTTCTGAGACACCAACGTCTTCacactggaaagaaatcttattCATGTggccagtgtggaaaagctttctctgAGCTCAGTAGCTTACTGACACACCAACgtcttcacactggagagaagcctcattcATGTggccagtgtggaaaagctttctctgAGCTCAGTAGCTTACtgacacaccaacgtgttcacactggagagaagcctcattcatgtgaccagtgtggcaaAACATTCTCTCACCTGAGTAGCATTCTgagacaccaacgtgttcacactggagagaaacctcattcatgtgatcAGTGTGGAAAAGTTTTTGGTCGCCGCTGTAGTTTACTgagacaccaacgtgttcacactggagagaaacctcattcctgtgaccagtgtggaaaagcattttctcagcTCATTAACTTAGtgacacaccaacgtgttcacactggagagaaacctcattcatgtgaccagtgtggaaaagctctctctgacctcagtagccttctaaaacacaaacgtgttcacactggagagaaacctcattcatgtgatcAGTGTGGAAAAGTTTTTGGTCGCCGCTGTAGTTTACTgagacaccaacgtgttcacactggagagaaacctcattcatgtgatcagtgtggaaaagcttttggTCACCGCTGTAGTTTACTGagacaccaacatgttcactCTGGGGATAAATCTCATTCATGTGGCCAGTGTGGGAAAGCTTTCTCTGAGCTCCGTAGCTTACTGACACACCAATGTGTTCACAACCTCACCACACTGGTGTGA